The Pseudomonas sp. FP198 genomic interval CGGCTGGACTGGTCGAAAATGTCCTGCACCGAATAGTTGACCACGGTCATCATCGGGATCACGGCACTGAAGGCCACCAGCAGGAACACCGGCAGCACCAGCCACCAGGCCTTGTTGTTCTGCACCTTGTTCATGGCTGCACCTCGCCTGCGGATTCAAGCAGATATTCATCGGCATAGACCATCAGCCATTGGCCCGGAAAACTGATGTACGCGGTGCCTTCCGGCACGGGCTTGTCTTCGGCGAGGCGGACCTTCAGCGGTGCGCCATCAAGGTTGAGGGTCAGGATCTTGTAGGTGCCGAGGTCCTCGACATGCACCACCTCAGCCCGCATCGCGTCGTCGTAAGGGCCGTCCCAGACATGAATGAATTCCGGGCGGATGCCGACCTTCAGGCTCTTGCCTTGCGCGTCGGCGACACGCCGTTGGAGGGTTTCGGACAGCGGCAAGTGGGTCGAGGCGAAACCGACGCCACCGGGCTGCGCCTGGACCTCGATCAGGTTCATGCCGGGGCTGCCGATGAAGTAGCCGACGAAGGTGTGGCTCGGGCGCTCGAACAGTTCACGCGGCGTGCCGAACTGCACGATCTGGCCGCCGTACATCACCGCGATCTTGTCGGCGAAGGTGGAGGCCTCCAACTGGTCGTGGGTCACGTAGACCATGGTGATGTTGAACTGCTCGTGGATCTGCTTGAGCTTGCGCCGCAGTTTCCATTTCAGGTGCGGGTCGATCACCGTCAGCGGCTCGTCGAACAGGATCGCCGAGACATCGTCGCGCACCAGCCCACGGCCCATGGAGACTTTCTGTTTTTCATCGGCGGTGAGGTTGCGGGCCTTCTTGTCCAGCAGGCTCTGCAGGTCGAGAACATCGGCGATTTCCTGCACCTTGGTGTGGATCCGCGCCTCGGCCATGCCCTGGTTGCGCAGTGGAAACGCCAGGTTATCGAACACCGTCATGGTGTCGTAGACCACCGGGAACTGGAACACCTGGGCGATGTTGCGCCGCTCCGGGGACAGTTCGTTGACGACTTTGCTGTCGAACATCACCTGCCCTTCGGAAGGGCTGAGCAAGCCGGAAATGATGTTGAGCAAGGTCGACTTGCCGCAACCCGAAGGCCCGAGCAGCGCATAGGCGCCGCCCTGCTCCCAGATGTGGTTCATCTCGCGGATCGCGTAGTCCTCGGGGCCCGCCGGGGTGCTGGTGTAGCTGTGGGCGAGGTTCTGCAAACGAATTTCGGCCATCAGGCAACCCTCGCGATACGTTGCCCCGGGGCTTGGACGAGCTTGCCCTGGGCATCGAAGACAAACAGTTTGTGGGTCGGGATGTAGATGCGGATCGGCGCGTCGACGTCGTATTCGTGCACGCCGGGCAAATGCAGGACCAGCAGGAAGTGTTCGTTGCGCACGTGCAGGAAGGTCTCGGAACCGCTGATCTCGGCCACCTCGACGGTGACCGCGAGTTCCAGGTCGTCATCGTTGCTCGGCACCAGGGAGATATGGCTGGGGCGCACACCGAAACGGAACTCGCCCTCGCCCACCGGACGCAGGTCGACGTTCAGCGGGAAGTGCACGAAGTTGGCGAAGCTGACTTCATTGCCGGCAATGCGTCCCGGCATGAGGTTGATCGGTGGTTCGGAAAACAGCTCGGCGGCCAGCACGGTTTGCGGTTGGTGATAAACGGAAGATGACTTGCCGCTCTGGATCACCCGGCCCTCATGCAGGATCGTCGTGGTGCCACCCAGGGCCAACGCTTCGTTCGGCTCGGTGGTGGCGTAGACGGCGATGGTGTGGCGAGCCTGGAACAGCTCGCGCATTTCCTGGCGCAGTTCTTCACGCAGCTTGTAGTCGAGGTTCACCAGCGGCTCGTCGAACAGGATCAGTTCGGCATCCTTGACCAGCGCACGGGCCATGGCGGTCCGTTGCTGCTGACCACCGGACAGCTCCAGCGGATGACGCTTGAGGAATTTTTCGATCCGCAGCATCTTCGCGGTTTCCAGGACCTTGCCTTGGATAATCTCTTCGGAAATACCGGCCTGGCGCAGCGGCGAGGCGATATTTTCGAATACGGTCATGGTCGGGTAGTTGATGAACTGCTGGTAGACCATCGACACATTGCGCAGCCGCACCGGCCGCTTGGTGACATCGACGCCGTTCATCAGGATGCGGCCGCTGTCGGGCTTGTCCAGACCGGCCATCAGGCGCATCAGGCTGGTCTTGCCGGACAGCGTGCGGCCCAGCAGAACGTTGAAGGATCCGGGTTCGAAACTCAGATTGGCATCGTCGATCCAGGTCTGGCCTTCGACGGTGCGACAGATGTGCTCAAGCTGTAATGACATGGCTCGGCCTTTTTATTATTTGGAGTCAAGCGACCCGAGTGCAAAAGCGAAAGCCGTGCCAGAAATCACAAGCTGTTGATTATGCTTGGCTTTCTTTTTCTGACGGTAAAACTGGCGTTCATTGCTGAACAGAAGTGAACAATCAGGGATGAACAATTGAACAACGGGCCGGTTGACAATGAACAATTTTGAACAACACTGAATGAACGCTACCGGCTGGCCTGGTCACCGCCCTTGTGGGAGCGAGCCTGCTCGCGAAAGCGGTGTGTCAGCCGACATCAATGCAACTGGTCCACCGCCTTCGCGAGCAGGCTCGCTCCCACAGAATCTGTGTATGGATTGATATTCAGGCCTGCCCCAGCACAAGGACTCTGTGCGAGACTTGCCACAACAATAAAAACAGCACCTGCGAGAGTGCCCCATGGCCGCACCTGCTCCTGCCTTGTCCCACGAGGCCATCATTCAGGCTTCCTGGTCCCGTTGCCGCGCCTTTGGCCTCAATCACCAGAGCGTCCCGGCGTTCGACCCATTGCCGGCCGAGGGCATCGCCCAGTTACTGGAAAGCCAGCATTCACTGGTGCAGACCACTCACCAGGAAGTCCTGCCGTACTACGAGAACATCCTGAGCAATTCCAACTGCCTGATCATGCTGGCCGATAACCAGGGCCAGGTGCTGACCTCCTGGGGCACCCAGCGCTTCATCGAGCCGAAACTGGCCCACGGTTTCAGCGCCGGAGCGAGCTGGATGGAGCGCTGCACCGGCACCAACGCCATCGGCACCGCGCTGGCCTGTGAACAGGCGGTACACATCGAACACGATGAACATTTCCTCAAGGCCAACCGTTTCATGACCGGCTCCGCCGCGCCGATCTTCGATGCCGAGCGCAAGGTCATTGCGGTGCTGGACGTCTCCAGCGACAGCTACCTGCCGCCATCCCATACGCTGGGCATGGTCAAGATGATGAGCCAGACGGTGGAGAACCGGCTGATCCTCAATCTGTTTCGCGGTGAACACTTCCAGCTCACCTTCAACACCGGACTGAACAACCTCGACAGCCAATGGGCCGGGCTGTTGATTTTCGATGAGAGCGGCCAGGTGCTCTCGGCCAACCGCCGCGCCGACAACCTGTTGGGCCTCAGCCTGTCACGGGTAAGCATCGAAAGCCTGTTCAAGGTTTCGCTGATGGAACTGCTCAATCAACCCGACGGCCTGCCGTTCGCCTTGCAGGCGTCCGGGCGCAATCGGTTCCAGTGCCTGCTCAATCGGCCGAAGCAGGTGTCGGTCAAGCCGCGCATCTTTGCCGAAACGACGCCCTCGCCAGCGCCCGCCAATACCGGGATCAGCCTCAACACCCTGCACTTTGGCGACAGTCGCGTGGAAAAAGCCGTGCGCCAGGCCGAGCGCCTGTTGGAGAAAGACATTCCGCTGCTGATCCACGGCGAGACCGGCGTCGGCAAGGAAGTCTTCGTCAAGGCTTTGCATCAGGCCAGTTCGCGTTGCAAGCAGGCGTTTATCGCAGTCAACTGCGCGGCGATCCCCGCCGAGTTGGTCGAGTCGGAATTGTTCGGTTATGAAAAAGGCGCCTTCACCGGCGCCAACCAGAAGGGCAGCATCGGCCTGATCCGCAAGGCTGATCGCGGCACGTTGTTTCTCGATGAAATCGGCGACATGCCGCTGCCGACCCAGGCCCGCTTGCTGCGGGTCCTGCAGGAACGCTGCGTACAACCGGTGGGCAGCGCCGAGCTGTTCCCGGTGGACATCCGCATCATCTCCGCCACCAACCGCTCGCTGCGCGAACAGGTGCAACTGGGGCGATTTCGTGAAGACCTCTACTACCGCATCGGCGGTCTGACCCTGGAATTGCCGCCCCTGCGCGAACGCAGCGACAAGCAGGCGCTGTTCAAGCGCCTCTGGGAACACCACCGCGAGCCGACCCAATGGGCCGGCCTGAGCCGCGAAGTCCTGGAGCTGTTCGAACGCCACCCCTGGCCGGGCAACCTGCGGCAAGTCAGCAGCGTGCTGCAAGTGGCCCTGGCAATGGCCGAAGAACAACCGATCCGCCCGGAACATCTGCCCGATGACTTTTTTGTCGACCTGGAAATGGAGCCGGTGGAAACACCGGAACCGCTGGCAGTGGACCTGAACGACGCCGAAGACCTGAACCGCCAGTTGCAGGCCGTCGGCGGC includes:
- a CDS encoding sigma-54-dependent Fis family transcriptional regulator, with the translated sequence MAAPAPALSHEAIIQASWSRCRAFGLNHQSVPAFDPLPAEGIAQLLESQHSLVQTTHQEVLPYYENILSNSNCLIMLADNQGQVLTSWGTQRFIEPKLAHGFSAGASWMERCTGTNAIGTALACEQAVHIEHDEHFLKANRFMTGSAAPIFDAERKVIAVLDVSSDSYLPPSHTLGMVKMMSQTVENRLILNLFRGEHFQLTFNTGLNNLDSQWAGLLIFDESGQVLSANRRADNLLGLSLSRVSIESLFKVSLMELLNQPDGLPFALQASGRNRFQCLLNRPKQVSVKPRIFAETTPSPAPANTGISLNTLHFGDSRVEKAVRQAERLLEKDIPLLIHGETGVGKEVFVKALHQASSRCKQAFIAVNCAAIPAELVESELFGYEKGAFTGANQKGSIGLIRKADRGTLFLDEIGDMPLPTQARLLRVLQERCVQPVGSAELFPVDIRIISATNRSLREQVQLGRFREDLYYRIGGLTLELPPLRERSDKQALFKRLWEHHREPTQWAGLSREVLELFERHPWPGNLRQVSSVLQVALAMAEEQPIRPEHLPDDFFVDLEMEPVETPEPLAVDLNDAEDLNRQLQAVGGNISHLARRLGVSRNTLYKRLRQLENVGSAGINGD
- a CDS encoding ABC transporter ATP-binding protein, which gives rise to MSLQLEHICRTVEGQTWIDDANLSFEPGSFNVLLGRTLSGKTSLMRLMAGLDKPDSGRILMNGVDVTKRPVRLRNVSMVYQQFINYPTMTVFENIASPLRQAGISEEIIQGKVLETAKMLRIEKFLKRHPLELSGGQQQRTAMARALVKDAELILFDEPLVNLDYKLREELRQEMRELFQARHTIAVYATTEPNEALALGGTTTILHEGRVIQSGKSSSVYHQPQTVLAAELFSEPPINLMPGRIAGNEVSFANFVHFPLNVDLRPVGEGEFRFGVRPSHISLVPSNDDDLELAVTVEVAEISGSETFLHVRNEHFLLVLHLPGVHEYDVDAPIRIYIPTHKLFVFDAQGKLVQAPGQRIARVA
- a CDS encoding ABC transporter ATP-binding protein produces the protein MAEIRLQNLAHSYTSTPAGPEDYAIREMNHIWEQGGAYALLGPSGCGKSTLLNIISGLLSPSEGQVMFDSKVVNELSPERRNIAQVFQFPVVYDTMTVFDNLAFPLRNQGMAEARIHTKVQEIADVLDLQSLLDKKARNLTADEKQKVSMGRGLVRDDVSAILFDEPLTVIDPHLKWKLRRKLKQIHEQFNITMVYVTHDQLEASTFADKIAVMYGGQIVQFGTPRELFERPSHTFVGYFIGSPGMNLIEVQAQPGGVGFASTHLPLSETLQRRVADAQGKSLKVGIRPEFIHVWDGPYDDAMRAEVVHVEDLGTYKILTLNLDGAPLKVRLAEDKPVPEGTAYISFPGQWLMVYADEYLLESAGEVQP